The Stigmatella erecta genome window below encodes:
- the dhaL gene encoding dihydroxyacetone kinase subunit DhaL, whose translation MAVTREAAEQWIRAYAAAIAEHEQALTQLDMAIGDGDHGANMHRGFQAVLSRLPTVAEGDLAALFKLVGMTLLSTVGGTSGPLYGTLFLQMALRAQGKHELAPEELEAALRAGLDGIIARGKAAPGDKTMIDALKPAQDALRQALNQQESLPEALRQAEEAARKGRDATTAMEARKGRASYLGPRSVGHPDPGATSAHLLMECAARTWV comes from the coding sequence ATGGCGGTGACCCGTGAGGCGGCAGAGCAGTGGATCCGGGCGTACGCGGCCGCCATCGCCGAGCACGAGCAGGCCCTCACGCAGCTCGACATGGCCATCGGCGATGGGGACCACGGGGCGAACATGCACCGGGGGTTCCAGGCGGTGCTGTCCCGACTGCCCACCGTGGCCGAGGGGGACCTGGCCGCCCTGTTCAAGCTGGTGGGCATGACGCTGCTGTCCACCGTGGGGGGCACGAGCGGTCCGCTCTACGGCACGCTGTTCCTGCAGATGGCCCTGAGGGCCCAGGGCAAGCACGAGCTGGCGCCCGAGGAGCTGGAGGCCGCGCTGCGGGCGGGCCTGGACGGCATCATCGCCCGGGGCAAGGCGGCCCCCGGAGACAAGACGATGATCGACGCGCTGAAGCCCGCCCAGGATGCGCTCCGGCAGGCGTTGAATCAGCAGGAGTCCCTGCCGGAGGCCCTGCGCCAGGCCGAGGAGGCTGCCCGGAAAGGCCGGGATGCCACCACGGCGATGGAGGCGCGCAAGGGGCGCGCCAGCTACCTGGGACCGCGGAGCGTGGGCCATCCGGATCCCGGCGCCACGTCGGCCCACCTGTTGATGGAATGCGCCGCAAGGACGTGGGTGTGA
- a CDS encoding TauD/TfdA family dioxygenase has protein sequence MPITRVEPHDEFLRVHFAPGESPRHADFHWFWLRHNSELDRHPLTQERIVCSSELPLDPEPRSVHIAEGADALDIDWGDRSDGKVSRYATEWLRANAYAADQEAPAAPPSNIEAVTVDFARLEAPLGPTIFRALEQQGLLIVRGYGTDTEALIETIGQHGLSVIETHFGRIEDLRTDNTTNRNTDQLGYTDSAVQLHTDQPFLERPPRYQLLHSQRPAETGGANAVVDALAAARYLAALDRPAFDLLRTVPVTFHRKQKAFERVLVSPILDFDAPGGFRVRYSYFTLAPHRRPFAEMEAWYRAYNRFARLVRDERHQYRFLLQAGDFLIYDNWRMLHARTSFTGARWVRGVYFDKRG, from the coding sequence ATGCCCATCACCCGCGTTGAGCCGCATGATGAGTTCCTGCGCGTCCACTTCGCTCCGGGCGAGAGCCCCCGCCACGCCGACTTCCACTGGTTCTGGCTGAGGCACAACTCCGAGCTCGACCGGCACCCGCTCACCCAGGAGCGCATCGTCTGTTCGTCGGAGCTGCCGCTCGACCCCGAGCCGCGCAGCGTGCACATCGCCGAGGGGGCGGATGCGCTCGACATCGACTGGGGGGACCGCTCCGACGGCAAGGTGAGCCGCTACGCCACCGAGTGGCTCCGGGCGAATGCCTATGCGGCCGACCAGGAAGCGCCCGCCGCCCCACCGTCCAACATCGAGGCGGTGACGGTGGACTTCGCGCGTCTGGAGGCGCCGCTCGGGCCCACGATTTTTCGCGCGCTGGAGCAGCAGGGCCTGCTCATCGTCCGGGGCTATGGGACGGACACCGAGGCCCTCATCGAGACGATTGGCCAGCACGGCCTGTCCGTCATCGAGACCCACTTCGGCCGCATCGAGGACCTGCGCACCGACAACACGACGAACCGCAACACGGACCAGCTCGGCTACACCGACAGCGCCGTCCAGCTCCACACCGATCAGCCCTTCCTGGAGCGCCCTCCGCGCTACCAGCTGCTGCACTCGCAGCGGCCCGCGGAGACAGGGGGCGCCAACGCGGTGGTGGATGCGCTCGCCGCGGCCCGGTACCTGGCCGCGCTGGACCGGCCGGCGTTCGACTTGCTGCGCACGGTGCCGGTGACGTTCCACCGCAAGCAGAAGGCCTTCGAGCGGGTGCTCGTCTCGCCCATCCTCGACTTCGACGCGCCGGGGGGCTTCCGGGTCCGCTACAGCTACTTCACGCTGGCGCCGCACCGGCGGCCCTTCGCGGAGATGGAGGCGTGGTACCGGGCCTACAACCGCTTCGCCAGGCTGGTGCGCGACGAGCGCCACCAGTACCGGTTTCTCCTCCAGGCCGGCGACTTCCTCATCTATGACAACTGGCGGATGCTCCATGCGCGCACGTCCTTCACCGGCGCGCGCTGGGTGAGGGGCGTCTACTTCGACAAGCGGGGCTGA
- a CDS encoding peroxiredoxin, translating into MGIKVGDKAPGFTLPKQDGTAVNLSDLLQKSAVVLYFYPKDDTPGCTQEACSFRDSYEAFKDAGAEVVGISSQSADSHKAFAAKHRLPFTLVSDEGGKVRKQYGVPSTLGLIPGRVTYVIDRGGTVQHVFNSQLNAARHVTEALSIIQKLNGARSS; encoded by the coding sequence GTGGGTATCAAGGTTGGCGACAAGGCTCCCGGCTTCACGTTGCCGAAGCAGGACGGCACGGCGGTGAACCTGAGTGACTTGCTCCAGAAGTCGGCGGTGGTCCTCTATTTCTACCCGAAGGACGATACGCCGGGCTGCACGCAGGAGGCGTGCTCCTTCCGCGACTCCTACGAGGCCTTCAAGGACGCGGGCGCCGAGGTGGTGGGCATCAGCTCGCAGTCGGCGGACTCCCACAAGGCCTTCGCCGCGAAGCACCGGCTGCCGTTCACCCTGGTGAGCGACGAGGGCGGCAAGGTGCGCAAGCAGTACGGGGTGCCGAGCACGCTGGGGCTCATTCCAGGCCGGGTGACGTATGTCATCGACCGCGGCGGCACCGTGCAGCACGTGTTCAACTCGCAGCTCAACGCCGCCCGGCACGTCACCGAGGCCCTGAGCATCATCCAGAAGCTCAACGGCGCGCGCTCCTCTTAA
- the dhaK gene encoding dihydroxyacetone kinase subunit DhaK yields the protein MKKLINQPQNVVAEALRGMAAAHADLLRVNAEPPYLVRRDAPVQGKVGIVSGGGSGHEPLHGGFVGTGMLDAACPGPVFTSPTPDQMLAASHAVNGGAGVLHLIKNYTGDCLNFEMAAELARAEGIEVEQVLINDDVAVQDSLYTAGRRGVGATVLVEKIAGAAAEQRRPLKAVAEVARTVNDQSRSMGMALTSCTVPQAGRPTFELAEDEMEIGIGIHGEPGRRRMKRASAAEVAVMLVEPILGDLPFRSGDEVLAFVNGMGGTPLLELYIMFAEVARILEGKGIRIVRSLVGPYVTSLEMAGCSVTLLKLDGELLQLWDAPVKTPALRWGA from the coding sequence ATGAAAAAGCTGATCAACCAGCCGCAGAACGTGGTGGCCGAGGCGCTGCGGGGCATGGCCGCCGCGCACGCGGACCTGTTGAGGGTGAACGCCGAGCCGCCGTACCTCGTGCGCCGGGACGCGCCGGTGCAGGGCAAGGTGGGGATTGTCTCCGGCGGTGGCTCCGGGCATGAGCCCCTCCACGGCGGTTTCGTGGGCACGGGCATGCTGGATGCGGCCTGTCCCGGGCCGGTGTTCACCTCGCCCACGCCGGACCAGATGCTCGCCGCCAGCCACGCGGTCAACGGCGGCGCGGGCGTGCTGCACCTCATCAAGAACTACACCGGGGACTGCCTGAACTTCGAGATGGCCGCCGAGCTGGCCCGCGCGGAGGGCATCGAGGTGGAGCAGGTCCTCATCAACGACGATGTGGCGGTGCAGGACAGCCTCTACACCGCCGGGCGGCGCGGCGTGGGGGCCACGGTGCTGGTGGAGAAGATCGCCGGGGCCGCGGCCGAGCAGCGGCGGCCGCTGAAGGCGGTGGCCGAGGTGGCGCGCACGGTGAATGACCAGAGCCGCAGCATGGGCATGGCGCTCACCTCGTGCACGGTGCCTCAGGCGGGCAGGCCCACCTTCGAGCTCGCCGAGGACGAGATGGAGATCGGCATTGGCATTCACGGCGAGCCAGGCCGCCGCCGGATGAAGCGTGCGTCCGCCGCCGAGGTGGCCGTGATGCTGGTGGAGCCCATCCTGGGGGACCTGCCCTTCCGGTCCGGGGATGAGGTACTGGCGTTCGTGAACGGCATGGGCGGCACGCCCCTGCTCGAGCTGTACATCATGTTCGCCGAGGTGGCCCGCATCCTGGAGGGCAAGGGCATCCGCATCGTCCGCAGCCTCGTGGGCCCCTATGTCACCTCGCTGGAGATGGCGGGCTGCTCCGTCACGTTGCTGAAGCTGGATGGGGAGTTGCTCCAGCTCTGGGATGCGCCGGTGAAGACGCCCGCGCTGCGCTGGGGGGCATGA
- a CDS encoding zinc-dependent alcohol dehydrogenase family protein yields MRAMVLPRFGGPELFEVQDVPAPTPGPGQVLVRVIASGTNPVDAKLRQDGSWAGLKPPAVIGYDASGIVEQVGPGVTDFQAGDAVFYTPEIFGNTLGTYAELNTVNASIVAKKPSRLSHEEAAAVPLAAGTAWDALVRRLQLRVGETVLIHGGAGGVGSFAVQIAKAVGARVLATSGPDNLETLRKLGADVAINYRSEDAAQVALRETGGQGVDAVFDTAGQNVIPSIPAVRPFGRIATILGVNGDLSAFYPRNLTVHGVFLLRERRRLEELTALIERGQVRPLVERVLPLEKLAEAHRQLDSGHGRGKWVLTVGRP; encoded by the coding sequence ATGCGCGCCATGGTCCTTCCCCGCTTCGGCGGGCCCGAGCTGTTCGAGGTTCAAGACGTTCCCGCCCCCACGCCCGGCCCCGGGCAGGTGCTGGTCCGCGTCATCGCGTCCGGCACCAACCCGGTGGACGCGAAGCTGCGCCAGGATGGCTCCTGGGCCGGCCTGAAGCCCCCCGCCGTCATCGGCTATGACGCCTCCGGCATCGTCGAGCAGGTGGGCCCCGGCGTCACGGACTTCCAAGCCGGGGACGCGGTCTTCTACACCCCGGAGATTTTCGGGAACACCCTGGGCACCTACGCCGAGCTCAACACCGTCAACGCCAGCATCGTCGCGAAGAAGCCCTCCCGCCTGTCGCACGAGGAGGCCGCCGCCGTTCCGCTGGCCGCGGGCACCGCGTGGGATGCGCTCGTGCGGCGGCTTCAGCTGCGCGTCGGGGAGACGGTCCTCATTCACGGCGGGGCGGGCGGGGTGGGCTCCTTCGCCGTGCAGATCGCCAAGGCAGTGGGGGCCCGGGTGCTCGCCACGTCCGGTCCGGACAACCTGGAGACGCTGCGCAAGCTGGGCGCGGACGTCGCCATCAACTACCGCTCGGAGGATGCCGCCCAGGTGGCGCTGCGCGAGACGGGAGGGCAGGGCGTGGACGCGGTCTTCGACACCGCAGGCCAGAACGTCATCCCCAGCATTCCGGCGGTCCGGCCGTTCGGGCGCATCGCCACCATCCTGGGCGTCAACGGAGACCTCTCCGCCTTCTACCCGCGCAACCTCACCGTGCACGGCGTGTTCCTCCTGCGCGAGCGGCGTCGGCTGGAAGAGCTCACCGCGCTCATCGAGCGCGGGCAGGTGCGGCCCCTCGTCGAGCGCGTCCTGCCCCTGGAGAAGCTCGCCGAGGCCCACCGGCAGCTCGACTCGGGCCATGGGCGCGGCAAGTGGGTGCTGACCGTGGGCCGCCCGTAA
- a CDS encoding sigma 54-interacting transcriptional regulator, translated as MSSAPPGPIPTHTVLGSRAQADRLAAQQFHLVLLDTERAGTVFPLGGEVLRIGKAPENDVVIEHPTVSRNHLLVRRQGDRFLVQDLGSTNGTFLDGAQVREAYLRPGALLEVGDVRLRFSPQVAPVHVDPSAEDRLGDLVGRSVPMRQIFALLQRIATTDSTILLVGETGAGKGAAAKAIHKLSPRAAGPLIVFDCASVSDSLIESELFGHEKGAFTGAVSQRIGCLERANGGTLFLDEIDDLAMDLQPKLLRAIEDREFRRLGASTPISFDARIVVASKKDLWAETQASRFREDLYFRLSVFTVSLPALRDRKEDIPLLVDAFAGEGLWGRLPEKVREQFMGHTWPGNVRELRNALERARHMADIPELAGDGLLREFTREPPATAGEALPVEFTGPFKTCKDELVRAFEREYLTRLLGRTKGNIAKAAREAELDRKHLYSLLHKYGLVQSEED; from the coding sequence ATGTCCTCCGCCCCGCCTGGCCCCATTCCCACGCACACGGTTCTCGGCAGCCGTGCGCAAGCGGACCGGCTCGCCGCGCAGCAGTTCCACCTGGTGCTGCTGGATACCGAACGCGCGGGCACCGTCTTCCCGCTCGGCGGGGAGGTGCTGCGCATCGGCAAGGCGCCCGAGAACGACGTCGTCATCGAGCACCCCACGGTGAGCCGCAACCACCTGCTGGTGCGCCGCCAGGGGGACCGCTTCCTCGTGCAGGACCTGGGCTCCACCAACGGCACCTTCCTGGACGGGGCCCAGGTGCGCGAGGCGTACCTGCGCCCGGGCGCCCTGCTGGAGGTGGGCGACGTGCGCCTGCGCTTCAGCCCCCAGGTGGCCCCCGTCCACGTGGACCCCTCCGCGGAGGACCGGCTGGGAGACCTGGTGGGCCGCAGCGTGCCCATGCGGCAGATCTTCGCCCTGCTCCAGCGCATCGCCACCACGGACTCCACCATCCTGCTGGTGGGCGAGACGGGCGCGGGCAAGGGCGCCGCGGCCAAGGCCATCCACAAGCTGTCGCCCCGGGCCGCCGGGCCGCTCATCGTCTTCGACTGTGCCTCCGTCTCCGACTCGCTCATCGAGAGCGAGCTGTTCGGCCACGAGAAGGGCGCCTTCACCGGCGCGGTGAGCCAGCGCATCGGCTGCCTGGAGCGGGCCAACGGCGGCACGCTCTTCCTGGACGAGATCGACGACCTGGCCATGGACCTGCAGCCCAAGCTGCTGCGCGCCATCGAGGACCGGGAGTTCCGCCGCCTGGGCGCCTCCACCCCCATCTCCTTCGATGCGCGCATCGTCGTGGCGAGCAAGAAGGACCTGTGGGCGGAGACCCAGGCGAGCCGCTTCCGGGAGGACCTCTACTTCCGGCTGTCCGTCTTCACCGTCAGCCTGCCCGCGCTGCGGGACCGCAAGGAGGACATCCCGCTCCTGGTGGACGCGTTCGCCGGCGAGGGGCTGTGGGGCCGGCTCCCGGAGAAGGTGCGGGAGCAGTTCATGGGGCACACGTGGCCGGGCAACGTGCGCGAGCTGCGCAACGCGCTGGAGCGGGCGCGCCACATGGCGGACATCCCCGAGCTGGCCGGGGACGGGCTCCTGCGGGAGTTCACCCGGGAGCCTCCGGCCACCGCGGGCGAGGCGCTGCCGGTGGAATTCACGGGCCCCTTCAAGACGTGCAAGGACGAGCTGGTGCGCGCCTTCGAGCGCGAATACCTCACCCGGCTGCTGGGACGTACAAAGGGCAACATTGCGAAGGCCGCCCGGGAGGCAGAATTGGACCGCAAGCACCTGTACTCCCTCCTGCACAAGTACGGTCTGGTACAGAGCGAGGAGGACTGA
- a CDS encoding DUF3332 domain-containing protein: MKRSSRLLATLCVGVLSLHMSGCFGKFSLTRAMWEFNKNVSDNKFAQWGVFLVMAIVPVYAIGTLVDALVINSIEFWTGENPVANADGTPGTTRVVRLGPSETLRLSREAASGVMKVELEREGQAPLVRYFEPLEDGIAVRDDAGALLLQAREQTGGSVAVTDAAGQTMALHSAEAVAQARQVLLNEGAVGLAHYAQTQLAPLGQGLALCTSQP, encoded by the coding sequence ATGAAGCGCTCTTCCCGTCTGCTGGCCACGCTGTGCGTGGGTGTTCTGTCGCTTCACATGTCCGGATGCTTCGGCAAGTTCTCGCTGACGCGGGCCATGTGGGAGTTCAACAAGAACGTCTCGGACAACAAGTTCGCCCAGTGGGGCGTGTTCCTGGTGATGGCGATCGTCCCCGTGTACGCCATCGGCACCCTGGTGGACGCCCTGGTCATCAACAGCATCGAGTTCTGGACCGGGGAGAACCCCGTGGCGAACGCGGACGGGACGCCGGGCACCACGCGCGTGGTGCGGCTGGGGCCCAGCGAGACGCTGCGGCTGTCGCGCGAGGCGGCCTCGGGCGTGATGAAGGTGGAGCTGGAGCGCGAGGGCCAGGCCCCGCTGGTGCGCTACTTCGAGCCGCTGGAAGATGGCATCGCCGTGCGCGACGACGCGGGCGCCCTGCTGCTCCAGGCCCGCGAGCAGACCGGAGGCTCCGTGGCGGTGACGGACGCGGCCGGGCAGACAATGGCGCTGCACTCGGCCGAGGCCGTGGCCCAGGCGCGGCAGGTGCTCCTCAACGAGGGCGCCGTGGGACTCGCGCACTACGCCCAGACCCAGCTCGCCCCGCTGGGCCAGGGCCTGGCGCTCTGCACGAGCCAGCCGTAG
- the ptsP gene encoding phosphoenolpyruvate--protein phosphotransferase yields MRRKDVGVTERSDSSPLVGLVIVSHSRQLAEGVAELAREMAGPHVQIATAGGTDAPDAPLGTDALRVMNAIESIYSEAGVLVLMDLGSAVMNAELALDLLPPDHRERVLLCSAPLVEGAVVAAVQARLGNPLGRVAEEAGMALLAKQGQVGGPVVPEALASPRLQGEPEVTLRMAVLNPLGLHARPAARLVQAVASFPAAIQLRNLTTQSKEVDARSISAVMTLGVQQGHEVEFIASGVDGAQALEALRLLVETHFGEASASRTSPVPALRPLRMSEAPITTWLPGVLISPGIAMGPAVVLQQEVDGGDGGAVGSPSQEWERLQQAVQSVREELVETRAALALRADHQTVEIFDAHLLVLEDSELLQWLHERILRGAEGAVSAWKAAVEGVALRYETLPDEYLRSRIADIRDVGRQVFAALTGASRAAPAEPRAGILAALDFVPSEIARLDVHRVQGLCAARGTANSHAAILARSLGIPAVFGLGEGLLNVRDGDTLLVDATAARVCVRPDEALLAEYEDRARVEQTSRRLAHQLRAQAALTRDGHRVEVAANIGQVAEVPAAVEAGAEGVGLFRTEFLFLQRTSAPDEDEQYAAYREAARALGGRPLIIRTLDIGGDKPLPYLGVGPEANPFLGVRGLRFCLSNRELFASQLRAIARAAVDAPIRVMFPMVATLEEWREARALWEEAARPFPAARHVEVGLMIEVPSAVLLVRHLAAEAHFFSLGTNDLTQYLFAAERGNEQLAHLSDALHPALLQMVARVTEEAHAQGRWVGICGELAGEALAVPLLVGLGVNELSMSVPSIAAVKQALRACHLGECRALVRQALACGSAAEVRRLLAGEAFEGIMPAARP; encoded by the coding sequence ATGCGCCGCAAGGACGTGGGTGTGACGGAGCGCAGCGACAGTTCGCCCCTGGTGGGGTTGGTCATTGTCTCGCACAGCCGCCAGCTCGCGGAAGGCGTCGCGGAGCTCGCGCGCGAGATGGCGGGGCCCCACGTCCAGATCGCCACCGCCGGAGGGACGGACGCCCCGGACGCCCCCCTGGGGACCGATGCCCTCCGGGTGATGAACGCCATCGAGAGCATCTACTCGGAGGCAGGCGTGCTGGTGTTGATGGATCTCGGCAGTGCCGTGATGAACGCGGAGCTGGCGCTGGACCTGTTGCCGCCGGACCACCGGGAGCGCGTGCTGCTGTGCAGTGCGCCGCTCGTGGAGGGGGCGGTGGTGGCGGCGGTCCAGGCGCGCCTGGGGAACCCGCTGGGACGGGTGGCCGAGGAGGCCGGCATGGCCCTGCTGGCGAAGCAGGGGCAGGTGGGCGGCCCGGTGGTGCCCGAGGCCCTGGCTTCCCCCCGGCTGCAGGGGGAGCCGGAGGTGACCCTGCGCATGGCCGTGCTCAACCCCCTGGGGTTGCACGCGCGGCCCGCCGCGCGCCTGGTGCAGGCGGTGGCGTCCTTCCCGGCCGCCATCCAGCTGCGCAACCTCACCACCCAGAGCAAGGAGGTGGATGCCCGGAGCATCAGCGCGGTGATGACGCTGGGGGTGCAGCAGGGCCATGAAGTCGAGTTCATCGCCAGCGGGGTGGATGGGGCGCAGGCGCTGGAGGCGCTGCGCCTGCTGGTGGAGACCCACTTCGGCGAGGCCTCCGCCTCGCGGACCTCCCCTGTGCCCGCGTTGCGCCCCCTGCGGATGTCCGAGGCGCCCATCACCACCTGGCTGCCCGGGGTGCTCATCTCCCCGGGCATCGCCATGGGCCCCGCCGTCGTGCTCCAGCAGGAGGTGGACGGGGGGGATGGGGGCGCCGTGGGCTCCCCTTCTCAGGAGTGGGAGCGGTTGCAGCAGGCCGTCCAGTCCGTGCGCGAGGAGCTGGTGGAGACGCGCGCCGCCCTGGCCCTGCGCGCGGACCACCAGACGGTGGAGATCTTCGATGCCCACCTGCTGGTGCTCGAGGACTCCGAGCTGCTCCAGTGGCTTCACGAGCGCATCCTCCGGGGCGCCGAAGGGGCCGTCTCGGCGTGGAAGGCGGCCGTCGAGGGGGTGGCGCTGCGCTACGAGACCCTGCCGGATGAGTACCTGCGCTCCCGCATCGCGGACATCCGGGACGTGGGCCGCCAGGTGTTCGCGGCCCTGACGGGAGCCTCCCGGGCCGCCCCAGCCGAGCCGCGCGCCGGCATCCTGGCCGCGCTGGACTTCGTGCCCTCGGAGATCGCCCGCCTGGATGTGCACCGGGTGCAGGGGCTGTGCGCGGCGCGGGGCACGGCCAACAGCCATGCGGCCATCCTGGCCCGCTCGCTCGGGATTCCGGCCGTGTTCGGCCTGGGCGAGGGGCTGTTGAACGTCCGTGACGGCGACACCCTGCTCGTGGATGCCACGGCGGCGCGTGTGTGCGTCCGGCCCGATGAGGCCCTGCTGGCGGAGTACGAGGACCGGGCGCGCGTGGAGCAGACGTCCCGGAGGCTGGCCCATCAGCTTCGCGCCCAGGCGGCGCTGACGCGGGATGGCCACCGCGTGGAGGTGGCCGCCAACATCGGCCAGGTGGCCGAAGTCCCCGCCGCGGTCGAGGCCGGGGCGGAGGGGGTGGGCCTGTTCCGCACCGAGTTTCTCTTCCTCCAGCGCACCTCCGCCCCGGACGAGGACGAGCAGTATGCGGCGTACCGCGAGGCGGCGCGGGCGCTCGGCGGGCGCCCGTTGATCATCCGCACGCTCGACATCGGCGGGGACAAGCCGCTGCCCTACCTCGGCGTGGGGCCGGAGGCGAACCCCTTCCTCGGGGTGCGCGGCCTGCGCTTTTGCCTGTCGAACCGGGAGCTGTTCGCCTCCCAGCTTCGGGCCATTGCCCGGGCCGCGGTGGATGCCCCCATCCGGGTGATGTTTCCCATGGTGGCCACGCTGGAGGAATGGCGCGAGGCCCGGGCGCTCTGGGAGGAGGCCGCCCGGCCGTTCCCCGCGGCCCGGCACGTGGAGGTGGGCTTGATGATCGAAGTCCCCTCCGCGGTGCTCCTCGTGCGGCACCTGGCGGCCGAGGCCCACTTCTTTTCGTTGGGGACCAACGACTTGACGCAGTACCTCTTCGCCGCCGAGCGGGGCAATGAGCAGCTGGCGCACCTGTCCGACGCGCTCCACCCGGCCCTGTTGCAGATGGTGGCGCGGGTGACCGAGGAGGCGCACGCGCAGGGCCGGTGGGTGGGTATCTGCGGGGAGCTGGCCGGCGAGGCGCTGGCGGTGCCGCTGCTCGTGGGGCTGGGGGTGAATGAGCTGAGCATGAGCGTGCCGTCCATCGCCGCGGTGAAGCAGGCCCTGCGCGCCTGCCACCTGGGCGAGTGCCGGGCCCTGGTGCGGCAGGCGCTCGCCTGCGGGAGCGCCGCGGAGGTCAGGCGCTTGTTGGCGGGGGAGGCGTTCGAAGGGATAATGCCGGCGGCGCGCCCGTAG